The following proteins are co-located in the Solanum pennellii chromosome 1, SPENNV200 genome:
- the LOC107023375 gene encoding uncharacterized protein LOC107023375, producing MNKRKYALELISEVGMAIVKPTRNPIDINIKLTSNFYDEHVNQEHEESEYPLVDQRMYQKLIGKLLYLNITRPDINFSTQTLSQFPQQAKKSPLDATLRVVRYLKKQPGLGSLLASKSDGLVTTFCDVNWASCRLNKRFVRGYMVKVRHVSSILEVHGSMFSVSGALVPLYLFNQLEVQ from the exons ATGAATAAAAGGAAGTATGCTCTTGAGCTTATATCTGAAGTTGGTATGGCAATAGTCAAACCTACAAGAAATCCCATTGACATCAATATTAAACTCACATCAAACTTTTATGATGAACATGTAAATCAAGAACATGAAGAGTCAGAGTATCCACTGGTTGATCAAAGAATGTATCAGAAATTGATTGGAAAGTTGTTGTATCTAAATATAACAAGGCCTGATATAAATTTCAGCACACAAACTCTAAGCCAATTCCCACAGCAAGCTAAGAAGTCTCCTCTTGATGCAACATTAAGGGTAGTTAGATACTTAAAGAAGCAACCTGGGCTAGGTTCATTATTAGCAAGCAAGTCAGATGGACTAGTTACTACATTTTGTGATGTTAATTGGGCTTCTTGCCGGCTAAACAAGAGATTTGTAAGAGGATACATGGTAAAAGTTAG GCATGTTAGCAGTATTTTAGAAGTCCATGGCTCTATGTTCTCTGTTAGTGGTGCCCTGGTGCCCCTCTACTTATTTAATCAGCTTGAAGTTCAATAG